A region of Streptomyces deccanensis DNA encodes the following proteins:
- the mreD gene encoding rod shape-determining protein MreD — translation MRFNRMLLSTTLVIVALVIQVSVLARLHLPGAVPDLVLLTVLGLALVYGHVGGALIGFGAGLLSDLAPPADHAAGRYALVLCVIGYLAGLAKPETGRLKSATGPMAVVVVAALGSTLLYSGVGALVGDDAARHVGLPSLLFTAALYDLLLAPFVVPGVIALARRADNDPLAETSSAAKASDVASGWLSSGTGLRIGNQRGGLRIKAARSRMARAGRIKGVKRL, via the coding sequence ATGCGTTTCAACCGGATGCTGCTCTCCACCACCCTGGTGATCGTCGCCCTGGTGATCCAGGTGAGCGTCCTCGCCAGACTCCATCTCCCGGGCGCCGTACCGGACCTGGTGCTCCTCACCGTGCTCGGCCTCGCCCTGGTCTACGGCCATGTCGGCGGCGCCCTGATCGGGTTCGGCGCCGGCCTGCTGTCCGACCTCGCGCCCCCCGCCGACCACGCGGCCGGACGGTACGCCCTCGTCCTCTGCGTCATCGGCTACCTCGCGGGACTGGCCAAGCCCGAGACGGGCCGCCTGAAGTCGGCGACCGGACCGATGGCCGTGGTCGTCGTCGCCGCCCTCGGCTCGACCCTGCTGTACTCCGGTGTCGGCGCCCTCGTCGGAGACGACGCGGCCCGCCATGTCGGCCTGCCCAGCCTGCTGTTCACGGCCGCGCTGTACGACCTGCTGCTCGCGCCGTTCGTCGTGCCCGGCGTCATCGCGCTGGCCCGGCGCGCCGACAACGACCCGCTCGCGGAGACGAGCAGCGCCGCCAAGGCGTCCGACGTCGCCTCCGGCTGGCTCTCCTCCGGCACCGGCCTGCGCATCGGCAACCAGCGCGGCGGACTCCGCATCAAGGCCGCACGCTCACGGATGGCCAGGGCGGGACGCATCAAGGGGGTCAAGCGGCTGTGA
- a CDS encoding rod shape-determining protein, which yields MSFIGRDMAVDLGTANTLVYVRGRGIVLNEPSVVAINTNTGGILAVGAEAKKMIGRTPGNIVAVRPLKDGVIADFEITERMLRYFILKIHKRRYLARPRVVVCVPSGITGVERRAVIEASSQAGARQVHIIEEPMAAAIGSGLPVHEATGNMVVDIGGGTTEVAVISLGGIVTAQSIRVAGDELDNAIIQHIKKEYSLLLGERTAEQIKITIGSAYDLDADEHTEIRGRDLVSGLPKTVVISAGEVRKAIEEPVNAIVDAVKTTLDKCPPELSGDIMDRGIVLTGGGALLRGLDERLRRETGMPIHIAEDPLDSVALGSGKCVEEFEALQQVLDAQPRR from the coding sequence ATGTCGTTCATCGGCCGTGACATGGCTGTCGACCTCGGGACCGCCAACACGCTGGTGTACGTCAGGGGTCGCGGGATCGTACTGAACGAGCCGTCCGTCGTCGCGATCAACACCAACACCGGTGGCATTCTCGCGGTCGGCGCGGAAGCGAAGAAGATGATCGGGCGGACCCCCGGCAACATCGTTGCCGTACGTCCGCTGAAGGACGGTGTCATCGCCGACTTCGAGATCACCGAGCGGATGCTCCGCTACTTCATCCTGAAGATCCACAAGCGGCGGTATCTCGCCCGGCCTCGGGTCGTCGTCTGCGTGCCGTCCGGCATCACCGGTGTCGAGCGTCGCGCCGTCATCGAGGCGTCCTCCCAGGCAGGCGCGCGTCAGGTGCACATCATCGAGGAGCCCATGGCCGCGGCCATCGGCTCCGGCCTGCCGGTCCACGAGGCCACGGGCAACATGGTGGTGGACATCGGCGGCGGCACCACGGAGGTCGCGGTCATCTCCCTCGGCGGCATCGTCACCGCCCAGTCCATCCGCGTCGCGGGCGACGAGTTGGACAACGCGATCATCCAGCACATCAAGAAGGAGTACTCGCTCCTCCTCGGTGAGCGGACGGCCGAACAGATCAAGATCACGATCGGTTCGGCGTACGACCTCGACGCTGACGAGCACACCGAAATCCGCGGCCGGGACCTGGTGTCCGGGCTGCCCAAGACCGTCGTCATCTCCGCCGGGGAAGTGCGGAAGGCGATCGAGGAACCCGTCAACGCCATCGTCGATGCCGTCAAGACGACCCTCGACAAGTGCCCCCCGGAACTCTCCGGCGACATCATGGACCGGGGCATCGTCCTCACCGGCGGCGGCGCCCTGCTCCGCGGTCTCGACGAACGGCTGCGCCGGGAGACCGGAATGCCGATCCATATCGCCGAGGACCCGCTCGACAGTGTGGCGCTCGGCTCCGGCAAGTGTGTCGAGGAGTTCGAGGCGCTGCAGCAGGTGCTCGACGCCCAGCCCCGCAGATGA
- the mrdA gene encoding penicillin-binding protein 2, whose protein sequence is MTNIPETGRTPRVQIRLVIIQILVFSLLGTLGGRLWYLQIREGDAYAKEASGNHVQQVVQPAVRGSILDARGVPIADNETRLVVSASRTDLLKMDDDGKAVLTKLAGVLGMKPRDVMDKVRLCDSETPQPCWNGSPYQPIPITDEATAKQALQIRERSEDFPGITAEPQAVRRYASPGGSKTSQVLGYLSPVTDEEITKAQDTDSPYLRSDQVGRSGLERQYDKELRGKAGVTRYEVDNLGRVIGEAEADPAQPGANLVTSIDARVQRIAEYELNEAMKEARKQNDRNTGTNYKADSGAVVVMEAKTGRVVAMASNPDYDPNAWVGGISAKDYAKLTGKKSNYPLLNRAIQGQSAPGSVFKVIPTAAAVNAGYSFNGPYQCSSSYSIGGQVFKNFESQSHGAISLGKALEVSCDTVFYRLSHEEWKRDGGIKPKKGANDWFYKTAHQFGLGAETGIDLPNEVTGRIPDRQWKQKYWEDNKDAWCKYGKKGGSYAEQIAYENCLEGNRLRAGDSVNYSIGQGDTLVTPIQMATIYAAISNGGTLYDPTVGKAIISADGKNVQEIAPKSHGKLPMTKKTLAEIDEALAGVATRGTAAWRFQGWPQDEIPIHAKTGTAEVYGKQTTSWFTTYTKDYSIVMTISQGGTGSGASAPAVRKLYNALYGVSEDGKIDKKKALLPTPQKGLPKIESDGSIDSPKLENYPPKKSAEEKAAEDAQTLAAGPLAQPVSLNDLAAIVSTRGGSGNRAARRRAGCGRAPKGRGEPRDQPRRRRSRPTTAYPGTPGGALTRRRPV, encoded by the coding sequence GTGACCAACATCCCGGAGACCGGGCGGACCCCACGGGTCCAGATCCGGCTCGTCATCATCCAGATCCTCGTCTTCTCCCTCCTCGGCACCCTCGGCGGCCGCCTCTGGTACCTCCAGATCCGCGAGGGCGACGCCTACGCCAAGGAGGCCTCCGGCAACCACGTCCAGCAGGTCGTCCAACCCGCCGTGCGCGGCTCGATCCTGGACGCGCGCGGCGTGCCGATCGCGGACAACGAGACCCGTCTGGTCGTCTCCGCCTCCCGCACCGACCTGCTGAAGATGGACGACGACGGCAAGGCCGTCCTCACCAAGCTCGCCGGCGTCCTGGGCATGAAGCCCCGGGACGTCATGGACAAGGTCCGGCTCTGCGACTCCGAGACCCCCCAGCCCTGCTGGAACGGCTCGCCCTACCAGCCGATCCCCATCACCGACGAGGCCACCGCCAAGCAGGCCCTGCAGATCCGCGAGCGCTCCGAGGACTTCCCCGGCATCACCGCCGAACCCCAGGCCGTCCGCCGCTACGCGAGCCCCGGAGGCTCCAAGACCTCCCAGGTCCTCGGCTACCTCTCCCCGGTCACCGACGAGGAGATCACCAAGGCCCAGGACACCGACTCGCCGTACCTGCGCTCCGACCAGGTCGGCCGCTCCGGCCTGGAGCGCCAGTACGACAAGGAGCTGCGCGGCAAGGCCGGCGTCACCCGCTACGAGGTCGACAACCTCGGCCGCGTCATCGGCGAGGCCGAGGCCGACCCCGCCCAGCCCGGAGCCAACCTCGTCACCAGCATCGACGCCCGCGTCCAGCGCATCGCCGAGTACGAACTCAACGAGGCGATGAAGGAAGCCCGCAAGCAGAACGACCGCAACACGGGAACCAACTACAAGGCGGACTCCGGCGCCGTCGTCGTGATGGAGGCCAAGACCGGCCGCGTCGTCGCGATGGCCTCCAACCCCGACTACGACCCGAACGCCTGGGTCGGCGGCATCTCCGCCAAGGACTACGCCAAGCTCACCGGCAAGAAGTCCAACTACCCGCTACTGAACCGCGCGATCCAGGGCCAGTCGGCCCCCGGCTCCGTCTTCAAGGTGATCCCGACGGCCGCCGCGGTGAACGCCGGCTACTCCTTCAACGGCCCGTACCAATGCTCCAGTTCGTACTCGATCGGCGGCCAGGTCTTCAAGAACTTCGAGTCCCAGAGCCATGGCGCGATCAGCCTCGGCAAGGCCCTGGAGGTCTCCTGCGACACCGTCTTCTACCGCCTCTCGCACGAGGAGTGGAAGCGTGACGGGGGCATCAAGCCCAAGAAGGGCGCCAACGACTGGTTCTACAAGACCGCCCACCAGTTCGGCCTCGGCGCCGAGACCGGCATCGACCTGCCGAACGAGGTCACCGGCCGCATCCCGGACCGCCAGTGGAAGCAGAAGTACTGGGAGGACAACAAGGACGCCTGGTGCAAGTACGGCAAGAAGGGCGGCTCGTACGCCGAGCAGATCGCCTACGAGAACTGCCTCGAAGGCAACCGCCTGCGTGCCGGTGACTCCGTCAACTACTCCATCGGCCAGGGCGACACCCTCGTCACCCCCATCCAGATGGCCACCATCTACGCGGCCATCTCCAACGGCGGCACCCTCTACGACCCCACTGTCGGCAAGGCGATCATCAGCGCCGACGGCAAGAACGTGCAGGAGATCGCACCCAAGTCGCACGGCAAACTGCCGATGACGAAGAAGACCCTCGCCGAGATAGACGAAGCCCTCGCGGGAGTCGCGACCCGAGGTACGGCAGCCTGGCGTTTCCAGGGCTGGCCGCAGGACGAGATCCCGATCCATGCCAAGACGGGTACGGCCGAGGTCTACGGCAAGCAGACGACCTCCTGGTTCACCACGTACACCAAGGACTACTCGATCGTCATGACGATCTCCCAGGGTGGTACGGGCTCCGGCGCCTCGGCACCCGCCGTGCGCAAGCTCTACAACGCGCTCTACGGCGTCTCCGAGGACGGAAAGATCGACAAGAAGAAGGCGCTGCTGCCGACCCCGCAGAAGGGCCTGCCGAAGATCGAGTCCGACGGCTCGATCGACTCCCCGAAGCTGGAGAACTACCCGCCGAAGAAGAGCGCGGAGGAGAAGGCGGCGGAGGACGCGCAGACCCTGGCCGCCGGGCCGCTCGCCCAACCGGTGTCGCTGAACGACCTGGCGGCGATCGTCAGCACACGCGGCGGCAGCGGCAACCGGGCGGCGCGACGGCGTGCCGGCTGCGGACGGGCCCCGAAGGGGCGCGGGGAACCGCGCGACCAGCCACG
- the ndk gene encoding nucleoside-diphosphate kinase: MSQRTLVLLKPDAVRRGLTGEIISRIERKAGWQITALELRTLDQDTLEQHYGEHKGKPFYEPLVAFMASGPVVALIVEGERVIEGVRALAGPTDPIAAAPGSIRGDYGVIVRENLIHASDSEESAEREVKIFFPGRA; this comes from the coding sequence GTGAGCCAGCGCACCCTCGTCCTGCTCAAGCCCGACGCCGTCCGGCGGGGCCTGACCGGCGAGATCATCAGCCGTATCGAGCGCAAGGCCGGCTGGCAGATCACCGCGCTGGAGCTGCGGACCCTGGACCAGGACACGCTGGAGCAGCACTACGGCGAGCACAAGGGCAAGCCGTTCTACGAGCCGCTCGTCGCGTTCATGGCCTCCGGTCCGGTCGTCGCGCTGATCGTCGAGGGCGAGCGCGTCATCGAGGGCGTGCGGGCGCTCGCCGGTCCGACCGACCCGATCGCCGCCGCGCCCGGCTCCATCCGGGGCGACTACGGCGTGATCGTGCGCGAGAACCTCATCCACGCCTCGGACTCCGAGGAGTCGGCCGAGCGCGAGGTCAAGATCTTCTTCCCCGGGCGCGCGTAG
- the folC gene encoding bifunctional tetrahydrofolate synthase/dihydrofolate synthase, translating to MDPTDPFEEIIAAETDRDPDLAVIEAGSRTLRAQGGAPQADVPTRPTDPAVDKALREVEADLATRWGETKLDPSVTRIAALMDVLGEPQRSYPSIHITGTNGKTSTARMIEALLGAFELRTGRYTSPHVQSITERISLDGAPISAERFIETYEDIKPYVEMVDAAQEYRLSFFEVLTGMAYAAFADAPVDVAVVEVGMGGTWDATNVIDGDVAVVTPIDLDHTDRLGETPAEIAVEKSGIVKQDATVILAQQPVDAAQVLLKKAVEVDATVAREGLEFGVVSRQVAVGGQMLTLRGLGGEYPEVYLPLHGPYQAHNAAVALAAVEAFFGVGSQRPEPLDIDTVRKAFAAVSSPGRLEVVRRSPTVVLDAAHNPAGARATAEAVGEAFDFSRLIGVVGASGDKNVRGVLEAFEPIFAEVVITQNSSHRAMDADELAGIAVEVFGEERVQVEPRLPDALEAAITLAEEEGEFAGGGVLVTGSVITVGEARLLLGKG from the coding sequence ATCGACCCGACCGACCCGTTCGAGGAGATCATCGCCGCCGAGACCGACCGGGATCCGGACCTCGCGGTGATCGAGGCCGGCAGCCGTACCCTGCGTGCCCAGGGCGGCGCACCGCAGGCGGACGTGCCGACCAGGCCCACCGACCCGGCCGTCGACAAGGCCCTGCGCGAGGTCGAGGCGGACCTCGCGACCCGCTGGGGCGAGACCAAGCTGGACCCCTCGGTCACGAGGATCGCCGCGCTGATGGACGTCCTGGGTGAGCCCCAGCGCTCGTACCCCTCGATCCACATCACCGGCACCAACGGCAAGACCTCGACCGCCCGCATGATCGAGGCCCTCCTCGGCGCCTTCGAGCTGCGCACCGGCCGCTACACCTCGCCGCACGTCCAGTCGATCACCGAGCGCATCAGCCTCGACGGCGCCCCCATCTCGGCCGAGCGGTTCATCGAGACGTACGAGGACATCAAGCCGTACGTCGAGATGGTGGACGCGGCCCAGGAGTACCGGCTCTCCTTCTTCGAGGTGCTCACCGGCATGGCGTACGCCGCCTTCGCCGACGCGCCCGTGGACGTGGCCGTCGTCGAGGTCGGCATGGGCGGCACCTGGGACGCCACCAACGTCATCGACGGGGACGTCGCCGTCGTCACCCCCATCGACCTCGACCACACCGACCGGCTCGGCGAGACACCCGCCGAGATCGCCGTCGAGAAGTCCGGGATCGTCAAGCAGGACGCGACGGTGATCCTGGCGCAGCAGCCCGTGGACGCCGCGCAGGTGCTGCTGAAGAAGGCCGTCGAGGTCGACGCGACCGTGGCCCGTGAGGGCCTGGAGTTCGGTGTCGTCTCGCGGCAGGTCGCCGTCGGCGGACAGATGCTCACCCTGCGCGGCCTGGGCGGCGAGTACCCCGAGGTCTACCTCCCGCTGCACGGCCCGTACCAGGCGCACAACGCGGCCGTCGCGCTCGCCGCCGTGGAGGCGTTCTTCGGCGTCGGCTCGCAGCGGCCCGAGCCGCTCGACATCGACACCGTCCGCAAGGCCTTCGCGGCCGTCTCCTCGCCGGGCCGCCTGGAGGTCGTACGGCGGTCCCCGACCGTCGTGCTGGACGCCGCGCACAATCCGGCGGGCGCCCGGGCCACGGCCGAGGCCGTCGGTGAGGCGTTCGATTTCAGCCGACTGATCGGTGTGGTCGGCGCGAGCGGCGACAAGAACGTGCGGGGAGTCCTGGAGGCCTTCGAGCCGATCTTCGCGGAGGTCGTGATCACCCAGAACTCCAGCCACCGGGCGATGGACGCCGACGAACTGGCCGGCATCGCGGTGGAGGTGTTCGGCGAGGAGCGGGTGCAGGTCGAGCCCCGGCTGCCCGACGCCCTGGAGGCGGCGATCACGCTCGCCGAGGAGGAGGGCGAGTTCGCGGGCGGTGGCGTCCTCGTCACCGGTTCCGTCATCACCGTCGGCGAGGCCCGGCTGCTGCTGGGGAAGGGCTGA
- the mreC gene encoding rod shape-determining protein MreC yields MRDTRESRLLLVLLVAVAFALITVDIRGGEDSPVDGARRAAATVFGPIEDGVSTAVDPIGNAISAVRDSGTRHDRLAALEKENAELKAALGSDDRNGSRVEQLDKMLKTAANGRYGIKGAEVIAIGAAQGFSWTVTIDIGTNDGITRDMTVLNGNGLVGRVTTVGPNTATVLLANDPDFTVGTRMEATDELGFASGQGDRPLRVELLNGKAKVKEGDRLVTFGSQADKPFVPGVPVGVVSRVDPSGGDLTRTIYVKPFVAFTQLDIVGVVVQPPRKDPRDTVLPARPKATPTPTVTVTVTPGADEPGEGTDGQPQEQ; encoded by the coding sequence GTGAGGGACACACGAGAGAGCCGGCTGCTCCTGGTGCTGCTGGTCGCCGTCGCGTTCGCGCTGATCACGGTGGACATCCGCGGCGGAGAGGACTCACCGGTCGACGGTGCCCGACGTGCCGCCGCCACCGTCTTCGGCCCGATCGAGGACGGCGTCTCGACCGCCGTCGACCCCATCGGCAACGCCATAAGCGCCGTCCGTGACTCCGGCACCCGCCACGACCGCCTCGCCGCGCTGGAGAAGGAGAACGCCGAACTGAAGGCGGCCCTCGGCAGCGACGACCGCAACGGCAGCCGGGTCGAACAGCTCGACAAGATGCTGAAGACCGCCGCGAACGGCCGGTACGGCATCAAGGGCGCCGAGGTCATCGCCATAGGAGCGGCCCAGGGCTTCTCCTGGACCGTCACCATCGACATCGGCACCAACGACGGCATCACCCGCGACATGACCGTCCTCAACGGCAACGGGCTGGTCGGCCGTGTCACCACCGTCGGACCGAACACCGCGACCGTCCTCCTCGCCAACGACCCCGACTTCACCGTCGGCACCCGCATGGAGGCCACCGACGAACTCGGCTTCGCCTCCGGCCAGGGCGACCGCCCGCTGCGCGTCGAACTGCTCAACGGCAAGGCCAAGGTGAAGGAGGGCGACCGCCTCGTCACCTTCGGCTCCCAGGCCGACAAGCCGTTCGTCCCGGGCGTCCCGGTCGGTGTCGTCTCCCGCGTCGACCCCTCCGGCGGCGACCTCACCCGCACGATCTACGTCAAGCCGTTCGTGGCCTTCACCCAGCTGGACATCGTCGGCGTCGTCGTCCAGCCGCCCCGCAAGGACCCGCGCGACACCGTCCTGCCTGCCAGGCCGAAGGCCACCCCCACACCCACCGTGACGGTCACGGTCACCCCGGGCGCGGACGAACCCGGCGAAGGCACCGACGGACAGCCGCAAGAGCAGTAG
- a CDS encoding DUF4233 domain-containing protein, with protein sequence MRTLCASTLIGEFFVIGFAGLVAMKDPELSMTTVWTVSGIAMFLCVLLCGLVTRPGGIQLGWALQIALILSGFFVPTMFFMGAVFAALWWASVHFGRKVDEAKARFAAQAAGEAGAS encoded by the coding sequence ATGCGTACTCTCTGTGCTTCGACGCTGATCGGCGAGTTCTTCGTGATCGGCTTCGCCGGGCTGGTCGCCATGAAGGACCCGGAGCTGTCCATGACCACGGTCTGGACGGTCAGCGGCATCGCCATGTTCCTCTGCGTCCTGCTCTGCGGCCTCGTCACCAGGCCCGGCGGGATCCAGCTCGGCTGGGCGCTCCAGATCGCGCTGATCCTCTCCGGGTTCTTCGTGCCCACCATGTTCTTCATGGGCGCGGTCTTCGCCGCCCTGTGGTGGGCCTCCGTCCACTTCGGGCGGAAGGTCGACGAGGCCAAGGCCCGCTTCGCCGCGCAGGCCGCCGGCGAGGCCGGTGCTTCCTGA